The DNA window TCCCTTTTTGCTTTTAGACGTCTTTCCAATTGGCCTCACTCAACCTGAGTTTGTAGAAATTCCCTCTGCTTGATGAGTTCACTAAGTCCTTGCTCTTTGCTTCCATCCCATCATAGAACCTTGAATAGACCTCCACTTCATGCAGATTGtggtttgggcatgcatccAGAAGACCTCTGTATCTGTGGCAATATTTGCTCAGGCTTTCACCACACCCTTGGGTAGCTTCTCTGATTTCCCTTCTGAGTGCATTTGCTTTTGCTGCTGGGAAGAACTTACTTAGGAACTCCCCTTTGAAATCTGGCCATGTGTTGATGTTATTGGACTTCAATCCTCTAAACCAAACATATGCTTCGCCTTTCAAAGAGAGAGGAATAATTCTCAGCTTGAAATCCTCCTCGCTTGACCTTCTTGGTCTTTTCTGCACTCTGCAAATTTTGTCGAACTTACAAAGGAACTCAATTAGACTCTCAACACTAGCTCCCCGGAACACAGGTAGAATAGCCAGCACTTCTGGCTTCACATATACAGCTTCTTGACCAGAAGTGTTGGAAATAGCGTGGGTTGGCTCGTTCTTCTCGTGGGAATTGAGCAAACCTATCTCCGGATCATTCTCCCGATCATCATCCATGGTGGTTTCTACCCCCTCCAGGTAGGCTACGACCTTTGGCGGACTCAAGAAGGTGATGCCCTGTTTTTCTCCTCTGTCGGCATCCAGATCATTCGGCTGGCCTGGAAGTGATTCTGGTTGGACAATGTTAagctcctcttcttcctctgcaTGCTTCCCGAACTTAGTGCCTTCGAACTgaggaaaacaaaaaacaacaacgagcttatttacaaaatttaaactaaaatgCTTAAACAAACCCTGAGACGCTCCACTCATCTAGGTGCTAGCTTAATCCAGCAGTCCCTTCGGTCACACCAGCAGGGGAAAGCGCTTGATCCACATAGACATGGACATCGATTCCCCATTGTTGTCGCCCTGAGCTGTCTCTTCACTGAAATCAAACACAAGAAATtgtaaaaattacaaatatttacACCCAAAGTGTCTTATAGCAAATGTAGGGTAAGCGTCAtcatccccgacaacggcgccatcTGAAAGACTCGCTTAGCTTCTTCTGATTCTCTCTTCATTCTATTATTGTTGTGGCTTGCTCAAGTTGGATTGTCAAACTGATCCGGCTAGCCAATTGTGTGCCCTTCTACCTGTGAGAACAGGTTAGTGGATCCAATTAAAGATTTGGCCTGATCAACTCAACCTACTCCTACTCGGGTGAGATGATAAGAAGAACTCAAAAAcgtgttttcaaaaccttaacccacaatactattaactagtatatggaagtaaggatcgatcccacagagatgatgcgtttaACATTTGCTTGCGAGACACGAATCGGGAATGGTTGCCGCCACGCTTTctaggggtgggttaagttaaccaCTTGACTAAAGCGTGtactcaggtggagaattgtaagaaaTGAGTTCACATTCAGCTCTTAAACATGAAGAATTAAAGGCTAAAAGAGGAAAGGAAGAAGCAAGTAGAAACTAGCCGTTAGAGTTAGTTAGTTTGTTAGCAAAGAGTTGTTGGATGTTCTTGTTTCTTGTTTCTTGATTCTTTTTTGTTAGTAGCAGTTACCAGATTGTATGAGCTTTATATATAGCTCGGTTTACTTGTATCCTAGATAGTTAGCAATCAATCAATAAAAGAGAATTAATTTTCTCCAAGAAATCTCTCATCTTTTCATCAAGATTAGTGTGTGCTCTGTGTGTGAGTTCATAACCGAGTGTGTGTGAATATTCAAAGAGTGGGTGAGCCTTGTGTGTCGTGTTAACACAACCGATGTGTTTCAGCCTTCAGTTTGAGTAGGCAGTCAAGCATTTGGTTGTCACATTCCGCCGTCCACTTTCCtttgtacaaaaaaaaaaactattgtGCCGGGATATTCATGGCTGCCATAGTAAGTGAGTGAGATGGAAGTGTCTCACAATGGTGTTGAAGATGGAGATTATATTGGGGAGAAACTGTGTTATTGATTAATGAGCAAGTGATTGACACATAGCTACCAATGGTAATCATTACATGCAAGTTGATCATTTAAGGCAAATCATATCCCCAATATCACTTTAAAAGACCAACGCTTGAAATGGTTAGAAATAGGTAATGAGATATAGTAATCACTATTGTCTTGTGCGATTTGACACAATCTGAATAAAAATAACTGAGGTGTTATCTCTATTTGGATACTTCCCCAGACCCAACGAATGATCTTCCCTCTGGTACTCGTCGTACCACTTGAATGACCCTACATGCTTCCCATTCACATGACATTTCAGGTAATAGCGGCCGACATACGTCGCTGCCTGTACCGCACTATGAAGTTCCATTTGTCCAGCTCCACACACACAGTCCGAGATCCGATCAGAAGAAGACATGACGCTGCAATAATACAATTATTATTCACAAGTACAAACAATGGCATGTACTAGGTATAAAGGGCACACGCTGCATAGCAAATAGAGTTCATAATGGCTTTACAAATAGAGACAAAGTTCAAAAAGAGACTAATTTGAAATAGAAACCAAGTAAAAATAGAGACTAAGTTCAAAAAACACAAGTAGCGGAGTTACATTGCTACATATAGCGCATGTTCCACATTTCGTTTGCCAAGTTCTCTTGTATAGCGGTCCAATCGTTTGCCAACATAATCTATACCaacattttcttcttctgcaTTGAGTGTGTCAATGTAGCAGTCTAGGGCAGCTTCCACAGGATCTATTGCCATTTCCTGGCGAATAAAATTATGTAGTAAAAGCACGTCATGATCAGCCGGATCTGAGTCTGAATAGGGTAGAACGATGCACTTCTCAGAATTCCCCACCTCATTTTCAAAACTACAAAAGCCTGTTCAATCACGTTTCTGGCTTTAGTGTGACGCATATTGAATAGTTCCTTAGGGTTCTGTGGAGCATCTGTATCAGGTCCCCATCCCATGAGATGATATCGTACACCTCTGTAGGGGGTGAGAAAGCCGTTACTATTAGCATAGGCATTGTCACATAGGTAGTAGCACCCTACGACACCAAACAAAGTAATCAACTTATAGGATATTCCAACTTACTGTGTGCTTTGGTGGACGTGTCATAGTTTATAAAACATGGATTTAAGGGCAGAGAATACCTTGGGGAACCTTAAGCCCATTAATCTGAGAAACTGAATGTCGCAATACACGCGAGTCACATGCGGAGCCTTCCCATAGAGCCAAGAAGTACACGAATTGCATGTTTCGGTCACAAACGGCCAACGTATTTGTAGCAATGTGTCCTTTTCTTGTCATGTACCTTGGTTTATCCTTGTTTCATACCAACACATCAATATGGGTACCGTCCAATGCCCCAAGACATCCCTAAGATGAGAAAAAAGTTATCTCAAAGAGTGTTCAAAAGTTCATGAAAGATCTGTGATCTGAAATGTTGTGTAAAAGTAAAACAGCTTGCGGAATACATGTTACCTTAAACCACATCCACCTATGATTAGTAGAGTCAATAGGGACTGGTGTGGGTTTGGACAGAAGGACAATGTGCAGACTAAAAACAACTGCAAGCACTTTACGCACAGAATGCGACACAGTAACCCCGGAATGAACGAAAGTGAACCGAACATAACAATTTTTCTGGAGGTGCGCAAGTACTCCAAGAAAAATGGCAACCTTTTCTTCAATACCCAAACTTTAACCCCCCCTCTCATATAAAATGCGACATAGTTTTCCGAAGGTGCTCCGTTCCATACGGAGATTGGATACGCAATCGGTGTCTGACAAGTGTACTAGACGATCGAGATACTTAAGTTGAGCTGGAGTTTTGTTCAATATACTATACCGCATCGCATGTTCTATAATTTATCTTCTTGCACGCCTAGTACGGGCAGTCATATATGTATGAAGCAGTAAAGTGGTCTCGTCGCGGAGTAGTACCATTACATCTTCAAGCATCAATAATAGTCTGGCATAATTACAACTATGAGTTGACATCTCCTGCTAATAAATATTGTTTTAAACTGTATTGGTTAAGTTAGCAGTAGTATGAATTCCCCTGAAATGGCAACAATGTTTCAACATTggaaaaaaattctataaaacGACATTCTTGTAATGTGGGTGTATGGAATTTCTGTTTCAGGCATAAACCCAAAAATCACAATTCGAGTGAAACAATCATATGTCACTCACACAccacatataaaaatatttgtaaTGCCTTTCGTCTGCAATTCATACATCACATTTACAATAACGGGGCCATCGTTAAATTCAAATCTCCAAAATAAATAAGGGCAAATAAGAGGGCAATTACCCACGTATTGAAACTTCGCACAACTGGGTGTGACTTCAGAGGGTTTGCTGAACCAGTTGGAGCTTCTACACAGTTCGCTAACGCCGACGCACCTCACAAAATGAAGAACATACTCAATACAATGAAGGTACCAATAAAAAGACGCAAACGGGTGCGCGGTGGCGGAGCGAACACAAACAAATAGGAATCAAAACAAGAAAAATCGGACGGAACAAACCTGTGCTAAAGCACAAGCGAGCCAATTTTGGGTAAGATGAAGATTCGAAGAAGAATCACCTCCTCCACAGAGATGAAATTATCGCAACTTTTGTTGATTTGGGGGAAATGAAATGACACCGCCCAAAATGATCttcaatttggtgaattttgcTTCTTTtggggaaaaatgaaaatgacaagGGTACATCTGTAATCTGTTGTCCATTTCTTGACACGAGAAACGAGGCTGGTCAAATCTTACTGCCAACCTAAGATTTAAATTTCTTTCATTATTGACCTCAATAGTGTGGGCCTTGCTTATATTCTAGGGCTGGCAAGTGATATATCAACATTATTGAACATCATTTATTACCAAGAAATGAACCATATCTTGCCATATCAAGTAAGGTGAACGAGTCCCTAGACAAATaccttgaagatgaaaatggtaaagtttaataattaaaatactggTCAGGCTACTTTCTTCTTTTGGGTTGGGTGAAATTATTCAGAAAAACATCCTCACAAATTTATATGAAGATGCTAGTCTTATATAGTAACTCATATAAAATGAAATCTATGTATTACTCCATTCATCCATTTTATTGTAATcgaaatattttttgaatacaTGATCTAAGAAATAGTAGACaatgaattaaaatagaataaaaagataaatgaattattttaaaaataataaaataaaagagtttttTTGTTCAAAACAATCATAAACTCAATACCAATAAATATAGGAATATATTTGACCGCGGCAAGTATATAATTTTGTATGCTTCATTTATTgcagctaagatgacacatttttagTCGGCATGATTTTTGTTGCTTAATTTGTTTGattgaaaagagaaaaataagcGTAAGTATTaaatagaaagagaaaaaaaagttgaatattttaattggagtgaaaaaatatgaagtgtattaattatatagagaaaatcactttttaatttcaaaaatagaaatataacattttatttggactaaactaaaaatgaaaatgtattaTCTTAATTCTACCAGAGTATCATTTTGACTTGATATGAGTTTAATGAAAGGTAATAAAATTGGTGGAAAAACTAGTGAATTTTGCCTAAATTGCCTAAAAAGTCACAAATTTTGGGGAAAGAGGTTATATTACCTGAGTTCATAAATTTTACGTTTTTCGTCGATTGAATTGAGGTTGCGCTTTCGAAATCAGCCAAAAAGAGGTTATATTACCTGAGTTCAGAAATTTTGCCAAGTCACGCCTTCGGCATACCACGTGGGAtaagtttttaacgaaaatatgtCGTCAGTTCGGGTAGTTTGTGAAATTTGCACGATCCGATAAAGTTTGTGACTTTAAGCGCAACTTTTATAGTTTGTGGGAAAAACCAAACTTTCCccaaagtttgtgactttttagGCAATTTgcccattttaattttataataaaatacaaacaacaagttactaaaatacaaatatacGTGTTTAAATCTCGGCTGCTTAAATATTTAAGGATGTTGCTCGCGGGGTGTGTTAGGGTCCTTACAACATCTTAGTGTAAAGCACAACACATATCACAGCCATTGGATCATTAGATTGGATGATTGTGACTGGTTACATTATCatactaaaaatctacattattagccgatgtacattattagactggaaatttacattatttgacTAACATTATTAAACTAAAAGGCTACATTATTAAACTAAAAGACTACATTATTATTCGAGCtatattattagactaaaaatttaaattgttaaATGACACGTGTCATTAATCTAACCAAGATCCAATGGATTGCAACTGTTTTGAATTTTACTTATACTTAGCGTTTGGACATGAATACATCCGCTccataattaaaaaatagacGTGTAACAAATATAGAGGGGATTATAAAGATTCATTTAAACAAATTCTACGTGACAAAATGGAGAGCTCTTATTGGCTGCAACGGCGTCACAATTGCTAATGTTTGCCGCGTTAATGCATCGTAAGTAGGCGTTGCCTCTCGCGTGAAACCCCACCAAATTGGACCACGCGCCACAAAAACTAGCCACATACCTTAATCTCCTTTATTTGTAACACACGCGCTGCCGCAGGATGTGGGGGTTCCCCTCTAAAAAAACCGTTTACGTTTTCAACCCTGTTCTGCTATTGACTCCCGCAACTTAAAAAACCCAGCAAATTTGTGCGATCGGATTCCACATATGAATCCCGAATCCTATCATCTCtatatatattctctccaaaattgcttcttttattttctgatCCCTTTCTTTCGTGGTGGATTTTGTGGAATTTCCCAGGGTTTTGTATTTTAGCCGCGTGGAATTTTTACGTATCTAAATTCGCGTGTAATTATTGTGCTTATTGGAACTTCGATGGCTGAAGCTAAAGCTGTTGGTGTTGGTAAGAAGAAACACTTGAAAAAATCGAAAGAGGGGAAAGGTGGAATGAGGAAATTGGCAGCAATTGGGGCAGCTTTGGTGGTGGTTGTGGCCATTGCTATGACGTACAATCATTCTCAAATTCACAAGTCTTGCCATTGTTCTCAGGTTCTTTTCGTTCTCCTCTTCAGCCCTTTCTTGTTTATAACTGAAATGGTGGAATTGGGAATTGTGTGTGATGGAATTTTCGAGGTGGAAATCTGTGAAATGGTTGGGAGTAATAGATTGAGTAATCCACTGTTAAACATTGCAACTGAAGAAATGGGGAAATCTTGTTTATACAATGAACATGATTTATTCAATTCCTTAAATTGATTGCCTATCGTAAAACCTATTTCTGTAATGCATGCCATTCTTGAATAGTTGAGCAGTATAAATTTTGATTCTAGTGTTAAGTAGTCGTGAGCTGTTTGCACTTTGTTTACTATCAATGATGATTTTCTGTACCAAGCTTTTGCAATCCAGTTATGCAATTGGGATTTTTTCTGCGAATTAACATTATGAAATGATCGACGTATCCTTATCCATGAGTTTTGTAAAGATGTGAACCCACATTCTAATTGGTTGGCTGCATACTGCATTACATGCTCATGTTTATCTGTAATCATGTAGGCAGAGGACATTCGTGTACACAATTTCTGGATGAAGGAGGACTAAGTCTTCATTCTTTTACTTGCTAATTATGCAGGATGCTCGAAAGTATACTGGTATTGTTGAGGACTGCTGTTGTGATTATGAGACTGTGGATAGTCTTAATGAGGGTGTACTGCACCCTTTACTACAAGATCTTGTTAAGACTCCATTTTTTCGATACTTTAAGGTCAGCTATTAATCTTAATGTTCAAACTTGTTTGGGTTAGATCTAATAATGAGCCTGGAAAGCTACAAAGATACTTTTGTTCCAATAATTGAATGTAATTATAACATATCACTTTTATTTGGGTTGTCATCTGTAATTAGGGATCCGTTTAATTCTTTACTTGTTAAAACATGACAGGTTAAGTTGTGGTGCGAC is part of the Salvia splendens isolate huo1 chromosome 22, SspV2, whole genome shotgun sequence genome and encodes:
- the LOC121788021 gene encoding protein ANTAGONIST OF LIKE HETEROCHROMATIN PROTEIN 1-like, giving the protein MTRKGHIATNTLAVCDRNMQFVYFLALWEGSACDSRVLRHSVSQINGLKVPQGCYYLCDNAYANSNGFLTPYRGVRYHLMGWGPDTDAPQNPKELFNMRHTKARNVIEQAFVVLKMRWGILRSASFYPIQTQIRLIMTCFYYIILFARKWQ